Within the Iodidimonas sp. SYSU 1G8 genome, the region GCAGGTACGGGGTGTCTTCGGTGAGCGGGTGTATAGACTGTTTCCCACGCACTGTCAGTCTCTGTTTACGCTTTCGTTCCCTGCGGTTTTTCGCCGTCGGGATCGCTGTCGGGCGCCGCTGGCGCCCAGTCCTCGGGGACGAGACGCTGCAGGCCCGCCGCGAGGGTCCTTACATGGGGCAGCAGGCGCGAGGTTTCCACCCAGGCGCGTTTCGGCTCCTCCGGATTCTCCGGATCGGTCGTCAGATGCACCGCCGCGATATAGCCGACGGCGACGATGACCGCGCCCCGCATGACGCCGAACAGCAGCCCCAGGATCCGGTTGGCCGGCCCCAGCATGCTGGTCTTTTGCACCCCGCGCGAGAGGAAGCCGGCGACCAGCATCAGGATCACGAGACTGACGATGAAGATGGCGCCGCCGGCGACGAAGGCCGACATGGTCTGATTCTCCACCATGCCGGAGATCAGCGCCTGGCCATGGGCGTGAAAGGTCAGTGCCAGCCAGGCCGCGCCCGCCCATGCGGCGAGCGACAGCACCTCGCGAACGAAGCCGCGAAAGAAGCCGATCAGCGCCGACAGCCCGATCACCAGGAGGAAAAGGGCGTCGAGAGAATTGATGGGGAGTGTTTCCATGAGCGCGTCAGGACATAAACAGGTCTTTGACGGCCTGCAACTTTTCCAGCTCTGTCAGCTTCAGACTGGACTTGGCGGTCTTCGACGATTGCGGCAGCCAGGCGCGGGCAAAGCCCAGCTTCTCGGCTTCCTTGAGCCGCGCGTCGGACTGCGCGACGGGCCGAACTTCGCCGGCGAGGCTGATTTCGCCGAAGATCACCGTCTCGGCCGGGACCGCGATATCGGTCAGCGAAGACACCAATGCCGCCGCGACCGCCAGATCCGCCGCCGGCTCGCTGACCCGCAGTCCGCCGGCAACGTTCAGGTAGACATCCTGGCCACCGAAGCCCAGTCCGCATCGGGCATCGAGCACCGCCATCACCATGGCCAGGCGTCCGGTGTCCCAACCGACCACCGCCCGCCTCGGCGTCGCGAGCGGCGAGGGCGAGACAAGAGCCTGGATTTCCACCAGGACGGGACGGGTGCCCTCGATTCCCGCGAACACGGCGGCGCCACTGACGGGCTCGCGGCGATTGGTCAGGAACAGGGCCGACGGGTTGGGCACCTCGCTCAAACCGCGGTCCGTCATCTCGAACACGCCGATCTCGTCGGTGCCGCCATAGCGATTCTTCACGGCGCGCAGAATGCGGAATTGATGACCGCGCTCGCCCTCGAAGTACAGCACCGTGTCCACCATGTGCTCGAGCACGCGCGGTCCGGCGATCTGCCCGTCCTTGGTCACGTGCCCGACCAGAATAACCGTACAGGCGCGGCGTTTGGCGAAGCGGATCAGCTCCTGCGCGCAGGCGCGAACCTGGCTGACCGAGCCGGGCGCCGATTCCACATTGTCGGCGAACACCGTCTGGATGGAATCGATGACCACGACCTGCGGACGACGTGCCTCGAGCGTGGTCAGGATATCGCGCAGGCTGGTCTCCGAACCCAGCTCCAGCGGCGAATCCGCCAGGCCGAGGCGCAGGGCGCGCGAGCGGATCTGGGCCGATGCTTCCTCGCCGGAGATATAGACGCAGTTGACATTCCGCTTCGCGAGCAGGGCGGCCGCCTGGAGCAGGATGGTCGACTTGCCGATACCAGGATCACCGCCCACCAGCAGCGCGGAGCCGGGCACCAGCCCGCCGCCGCAGGCGCGGTCGAATTCGGCGATGCCGGTGATCATGCGCGGCGCCGACTCGGTTTCTCCGGTGAGACCGCTCAGTTCGATCAACCGTCCCTTGCCGCTGCTGAGGCCGCGCGGCACCACGTCGCCGCCAGCCTCCTGAACAATGCTGTTCCACTCGCCGCAGCCGTCGCACTTGCCCTGCCATTTGCGATAGACGGTGCCGCAATGCTGACAGACGAACCGATCCGCGCCCTTGGCCATCTCAGGGGCGCCGCACATCCATGGAGATCGGCCCCTCGGCGCGTCCATGAATGAACTGGTCCACATAGGGGTTGCCCGAACGATCGATCTCGGTCGCCGGGCCGATCCAGATGATCTTCCCCTCATAGAGCATGCCGATACGGTCGGCGACCTTGCGGGCGCTGGCCATGTCATGGGTGATGGTCAGCGCCGTGGCGCCGAGATCACGAACACGCTCGACGATGAGTTCATTGATCACGTCCGCCATGATCGGATCGAGGCCGGTCGTCGGCTCGTCGAAGAAGATGATCTCCGGATTGGTCGCGATGGCCCGCGCCAGCGCGACGCGCTTCTGCATGCCGCCGGAAAGTTCGGCAGGGTAGAGCATGCCGACCTCGGGGCTCAATCCAACCTTGGCCAGATTCTCGTCGGCTTTTTCCTTGGCCGGCTTCTTCTTCATGCCGTGCGCCGAAATGAGACCGAAGGAAACGTTGCGCCACACCCGCAGGCTGTCGAACAGAGCGCTGCCCTGGAACAGCATGCCGAAGCGCCGCAGCAGGTTTTCCCGCTCTCGCCCACGCAGATGGGTGACATCCTCGCCATCCACCAGGATGCGGCCGGCATCCGGCGCCATGAGTCCAAGGACACAGCGCAGCAGCACGGACTTGCCAGTGCCAGAGCCGCCGATGATGACCACGGATTCTCCGGGATAGATATCCAGGTCGAGACCGTTCAGCACGATCTTGTCGCCGAACCGCTTGGAGACGCCCTGCAGGCTGAGTTTAGGCTCTGTCATCAGTCGGTGAACGCGATCGAGGTGATGATGTAGTTGGCCGCCAGGATCAGGATCGACGCCGAGACAACCGCATTGGTGGTGGCACGGCCCACGCCCTGCGCGCCGCCGCTGCTGTTGAAGCCCTGATAGCAGCCCATGAGAGCCAGGATGAAGCCGAATACCGCGGCCTTGATCAGGCCGGAGATGACGTCCCACGCCTCGAGGAAGTCGACCGTGTTCTGGAGATAGGCGACGGAATTGTAGTCGAGCACCGTCGTGGCGATCAGCCATCCGCCCATGACGCCAATGACGTCGCCGAGCAGGACGAGCAGGGGCATCATGAGGGTCGCGGCCAGCAGGCGGGGCGCGATGAGATATTTGAACGGGCTCGTCGCCAGGGTGGTGAGGGCGTCGATCTGCCCGGTGACGCGCATGGTACCCAGCTCGGCCGCCATCGCCGCGCTGACACGGCCCGCGACCATGAGGCTGGCGAGTACCGGGCCGAGTTCGCGGGTAATGCCGAAGACCACGATGGTCGGCACGGTGGATTCGGCGTTGAAGCGGCCGGTCCCGATGTAAATCTGCTGCGCCAGCACCGCGCCTGTGAACACGGCGGTCAGACCCACGACCGGCAGCGAATAGAAGCCCACCGAAAGGAGCTGTCGG harbors:
- a CDS encoding CvpA family protein gives rise to the protein METLPINSLDALFLLVIGLSALIGFFRGFVREVLSLAAWAGAAWLALTFHAHGQALISGMVENQTMSAFVAGGAIFIVSLVILMLVAGFLSRGVQKTSMLGPANRILGLLFGVMRGAVIVAVGYIAAVHLTTDPENPEEPKRAWVETSRLLPHVRTLAAGLQRLVPEDWAPAAPDSDPDGEKPQGTKA
- the radA gene encoding DNA repair protein RadA, translated to MAKGADRFVCQHCGTVYRKWQGKCDGCGEWNSIVQEAGGDVVPRGLSSGKGRLIELSGLTGETESAPRMITGIAEFDRACGGGLVPGSALLVGGDPGIGKSTILLQAAALLAKRNVNCVYISGEEASAQIRSRALRLGLADSPLELGSETSLRDILTTLEARRPQVVVIDSIQTVFADNVESAPGSVSQVRACAQELIRFAKRRACTVILVGHVTKDGQIAGPRVLEHMVDTVLYFEGERGHQFRILRAVKNRYGGTDEIGVFEMTDRGLSEVPNPSALFLTNRREPVSGAAVFAGIEGTRPVLVEIQALVSPSPLATPRRAVVGWDTGRLAMVMAVLDARCGLGFGGQDVYLNVAGGLRVSEPAADLAVAAALVSSLTDIAVPAETVIFGEISLAGEVRPVAQSDARLKEAEKLGFARAWLPQSSKTAKSSLKLTELEKLQAVKDLFMS
- a CDS encoding ATP-binding cassette domain-containing protein translates to MTEPKLSLQGVSKRFGDKIVLNGLDLDIYPGESVVIIGGSGTGKSVLLRCVLGLMAPDAGRILVDGEDVTHLRGRERENLLRRFGMLFQGSALFDSLRVWRNVSFGLISAHGMKKKPAKEKADENLAKVGLSPEVGMLYPAELSGGMQKRVALARAIATNPEIIFFDEPTTGLDPIMADVINELIVERVRDLGATALTITHDMASARKVADRIGMLYEGKIIWIGPATEIDRSGNPYVDQFIHGRAEGPISMDVRRP
- a CDS encoding ABC transporter permease — protein: MTSASNPVANIGRATLGFLSDVGRLCLFMAQAVVNIFTPPFYLANLGRQLLSVGFYSLPVVGLTAVFTGAVLAQQIYIGTGRFNAESTVPTIVVFGITRELGPVLASLMVAGRVSAAMAAELGTMRVTGQIDALTTLATSPFKYLIAPRLLAATLMMPLLVLLGDVIGVMGGWLIATTVLDYNSVAYLQNTVDFLEAWDVISGLIKAAVFGFILALMGCYQGFNSSGGAQGVGRATTNAVVSASILILAANYIITSIAFTD